One genomic region from Rosa rugosa chromosome 1, drRosRugo1.1, whole genome shotgun sequence encodes:
- the LOC133728729 gene encoding RING-H2 finger protein ATL78-like has protein sequence MPASASASASASHQLHDLLGDFYSRRLLLHNPLYPPPISPSSTSHDTSSSSPDQYPGDNSFDANVVMVLSVLLCALICSLGLNSIIKCALRCSSFVSSESSSSSRDNSARLANTGVKKKALKTFTTVNYSAELKLPGLDSECIICLSEFTTGERVRLLPKCNHGFHVRCIDKWLSSHSSCPKCRHSLIETCQKIVGFSQAASSSETTRALPVQETTVSIAALEPEGFIRNYRGIISQAS, from the coding sequence AtgcctgcttctgcttctgcttctgcttctgcttctcaCCAACTTCACGATCTTCTTGGGGACTTCTACTCCAGGAGACTACTCCTCCACAACCCACTTTACCCTCCACCCATCTCTCCATCTTCAACCTCGCACGACACATCTTCGTCTTCTCCCGATCAGTACCCCGGAGACAACAGCTTCGATGCTAATGTGGTCATGGTACTCTCTGTCCTCCTCTGCGCCCTAATTTGCTCTTTGGGGCTCAACTCCATCATAAAGTGCGCTCTGAGGTGCTCGAGCTTCGTGTCCTCggagtcttcttcttcctcaagagACAACTCGGCGAGGCTGGCCAACACCGGAGTCAAGAAGAAAGCCCTCAAGACTTTTACGACGGTTAATTACTCAGCTGAGCTTAAGCTTCCCGGGTTGGACAGTGAGTGCATAATTTGTTTGTCGGAGTTTACAACCGGCGAGCGCGTGCGGCTACTTCCCAAGTGTAACCATGGATTCCATGTGAGGTGCATCGATAAGTGGCTGAGCTCTCACTCTTCGTGCCCTAAATGCCGGCACAGCTTGATCGAGACGTGTCAGAAGATCGTTGGCTTCAGCCAGGCAGCTAGCTCGTCGGAGACAACTCGTGCTCTTCCTGTGCAGGAAACTACAGTAAGCATTgcagcacttgaacctgaaggGTTTATTCGTAATTATAGGGGAATTATTAgccaagctagctag